One window of the Nitrospiraceae bacterium genome contains the following:
- a CDS encoding ABC transporter ATP-binding protein — protein MALLEIKGLNTGYGDLQILRDISMDVDQGEIVALLGSNGAGKSTFMRTVVSLNWAWSGSVKMEGHSIKNAPSEKIVKSGISIVPEGRRLFAGMTVEENLEMGAFCKRDNIKKRIDYIFQILPRLHDRRDHLAGDLSGGEQQMCAIGRALMSKPKVLLIDEFSLGLAPAVVESLINVVVEINKAGVSILIVEQDVQMVLEMASRAYVMEVGAITLSGDSKDLLKNPKIKEAYLGM, from the coding sequence ATGGCACTGCTTGAGATCAAAGGGTTAAACACAGGATATGGCGACCTTCAAATATTAAGAGATATAAGCATGGATGTTGATCAGGGCGAGATAGTTGCTCTGCTCGGTTCAAATGGCGCTGGGAAATCTACCTTTATGCGCACAGTCGTAAGTCTAAACTGGGCTTGGAGTGGAAGTGTAAAAATGGAAGGCCACAGCATTAAAAATGCCCCCTCAGAGAAAATTGTAAAATCCGGGATAAGCATTGTTCCTGAAGGCAGAAGATTATTTGCAGGAATGACCGTAGAAGAAAATCTCGAGATGGGCGCATTCTGCAAAAGAGATAATATAAAGAAAAGAATTGATTATATATTCCAGATTCTGCCTCGTCTGCATGACAGAAGGGACCATCTTGCAGGCGATTTATCAGGCGGTGAGCAGCAAATGTGCGCAATAGGAAGGGCATTGATGAGCAAACCCAAAGTGCTTCTTATAGACGAATTCTCTTTGGGCCTTGCTCCGGCTGTTGTAGAATCTCTGATAAACGTAGTTGTTGAAATAAATAAGGCTGGAGTAAGTATTCTGATAGTTGAACAGGATGTACAAATGGTGCTCGAAATGGCAAGTAGAGCGTATGTAATGGAAGTGGGCGCAATTACACTTTCCGGTGATTCCAAAGATTTATTAAAAAATCCTAAGATAAAAGAGGCATACCTTGGGATGTAG
- a CDS encoding ABC transporter ATP-binding protein, with product MILLEAKNIAKSYGGLSVLIDVNFDVKKGEIVGVIGPNGAGKTTFMNLISRLTPITGGVIIYKGQTINYLKPYEISKMGIARTFQVVKPFGGLSVLENVMVGAFYGKRGAKTKNEAREAAEEALEIVTLTKVRNKDPRTLPLAQRKKLEVARALAMNPDLLLLDEVMAGLDNRELEDMMTEILKLKEKGITLIVIEHVMKAIMGISDRIVVLHLGRKIFEGNPQEVVKQPAVIEAYLGSKYEHAHHAGRQHHGTA from the coding sequence ATGATATTACTTGAAGCAAAGAATATAGCGAAAAGCTACGGAGGACTTTCAGTCCTCATTGATGTAAACTTTGATGTTAAAAAAGGCGAGATAGTCGGAGTAATCGGACCTAACGGCGCTGGTAAAACAACATTCATGAATCTTATATCAAGGCTAACACCTATTACAGGCGGAGTTATTATATATAAAGGCCAGACGATAAATTATCTAAAACCTTACGAGATATCAAAAATGGGGATAGCCCGCACATTCCAGGTTGTAAAACCTTTTGGAGGGCTTTCCGTACTCGAAAATGTTATGGTCGGCGCTTTCTACGGCAAAAGAGGAGCAAAAACAAAAAATGAAGCAAGAGAAGCTGCTGAAGAAGCTCTGGAGATAGTGACTCTTACAAAAGTCAGGAATAAAGATCCGCGAACTCTTCCTCTTGCACAGCGCAAGAAACTTGAAGTTGCAAGGGCGCTTGCGATGAATCCCGATCTTTTGCTTCTTGACGAGGTTATGGCCGGGCTTGACAACCGCGAGCTTGAAGATATGATGACAGAGATACTCAAACTCAAGGAAAAAGGAATAACATTGATTGTAATCGAACATGTCATGAAGGCTATCATGGGAATTTCAGACAGGATTGTTGTTCTTCATCTTGGTAGAAAAATATTCGAGGGCAACCCGCAAGAGGTAGTCAAACAGCCAGCAGTTATCGAGGCATACCTCGGAAGCAAATATGAACATGCTCATCACGCTGGGAGACAACATCATGGCACTGCTTGA
- a CDS encoding branched-chain amino acid ABC transporter permease: MKTKKNIILLIIFFAILMVLPYIISGYWLRVLTQTFLFGAIATGSNIIIGYTGYPAFGNIAFFGVGAYVTGVLMTKYGMSFFYTLPFCALSGIILATLLGIPILRLKGHYFAIATVGVMETIREIIDNLTELTGGGLGLTLPIMQGDPAHIYKFFYYAMLACMVFALLVSFIISKIKFGYALRAIKVDEDAASVMGINTPLYKTFAWALSAGLVGISGGIYAYWLSYIDPNTVFVNSYSVKMFAMILLGGAGTVIGPIFGAFILELISEIIWSKFIAIHGMVLGLLIIFIILFLPKGIFETFRGGFSFKKLLTNLRENSL, encoded by the coding sequence TTGAAAACTAAAAAAAACATAATACTTCTCATAATATTCTTTGCCATACTTATGGTTCTGCCTTATATAATATCAGGATACTGGCTCAGGGTTTTAACCCAGACATTTTTATTCGGAGCAATAGCAACAGGAAGCAATATAATCATAGGCTACACCGGATATCCGGCATTCGGTAATATTGCATTTTTTGGCGTAGGCGCATATGTTACTGGAGTGCTCATGACTAAATACGGAATGTCTTTTTTCTATACTCTGCCATTCTGTGCACTATCAGGAATTATTCTTGCGACACTGCTTGGCATCCCAATTTTGAGACTTAAAGGACATTACTTTGCAATAGCAACAGTCGGAGTAATGGAAACAATACGAGAAATTATTGACAATTTGACTGAGTTGACAGGCGGGGGACTCGGGCTAACACTGCCCATAATGCAGGGGGACCCGGCGCATATCTACAAATTCTTTTATTACGCTATGCTGGCATGCATGGTCTTTGCGCTTCTGGTGTCATTCATAATATCAAAAATAAAATTCGGCTATGCTCTCAGGGCAATAAAGGTTGATGAAGACGCAGCAAGCGTTATGGGAATAAACACACCTTTATATAAGACATTTGCATGGGCTCTCAGCGCAGGTCTGGTTGGAATTTCAGGCGGTATATATGCCTATTGGTTAAGTTATATCGACCCAAATACAGTCTTTGTAAACTCGTATTCGGTAAAAATGTTTGCAATGATTCTGCTTGGCGGGGCCGGCACAGTTATCGGCCCAATATTTGGAGCGTTCATTCTTGAACTAATATCAGAGATCATATGGTCCAAATTTATTGCCATCCACGGAATGGTACTTGGACTTTTGATTATCTTCATAATTCTTTTTTTACCTAAAGGAATATTCGAGACATTCAGGGGAGGCTTCTCCTTTAAAAAACTCTTAACCAATCTTCGAGAGAACAGTCTATGA
- a CDS encoding branched-chain amino acid ABC transporter permease — MTIVQILVNGLLLGAFYALIGVGFSLVWGVTNILNLAHGAIALLGAYITFYMFQNWHIDPFLTIPVSFIATFLFGYALQRYVMNRIVKAQILMLLILTFGLEIFLVNFMTTFFSADFRSVTPVYAGNSLMLGDIVIPYIRLAVFGICVILCVSMGIFLDKTWRGKAIKATSLDIEAAMMTGISPAKIYALTFALGSGLAGVCGTLLTLTQSFSPNIAGGLTLRAFIVSILGGLGRIEGALIGGLLLGVLETSSSYFIGESYKNAIAFGLMVIVLIVKPSGLMGRKYYAEVKH, encoded by the coding sequence ATGACAATAGTACAGATTCTGGTAAACGGGCTGCTCTTAGGAGCATTTTACGCCTTGATAGGAGTCGGATTCTCGCTAGTCTGGGGCGTTACAAATATACTAAATCTAGCTCATGGCGCCATAGCGCTGCTTGGCGCCTATATTACTTTTTATATGTTCCAGAACTGGCATATCGATCCTTTTCTCACAATCCCTGTCAGCTTCATCGCAACTTTTTTATTCGGTTATGCGCTGCAGAGATATGTGATGAACCGTATTGTTAAAGCACAGATATTAATGCTCCTTATTCTCACCTTCGGGCTTGAAATATTTCTTGTTAATTTTATGACAACTTTCTTCTCCGCTGATTTCAGATCAGTAACGCCGGTTTATGCCGGCAATAGTCTGATGCTGGGCGATATTGTTATCCCCTATATCAGGCTTGCTGTTTTTGGGATTTGCGTTATCCTCTGCGTTTCAATGGGAATTTTTCTTGACAAGACATGGCGCGGTAAAGCTATTAAAGCCACCTCGCTTGATATTGAGGCAGCAATGATGACCGGCATAAGCCCTGCAAAAATATACGCTCTTACTTTTGCCTTGGGATCAGGACTCGCTGGAGTCTGTGGAACACTGCTCACATTAACGCAGTCGTTTTCTCCAAATATCGCAGGAGGCCTTACCCTCAGGGCATTCATAGTCAGCATACTTGGAGGGCTTGGAAGAATCGAGGGCGCGCTGATAGGCGGACTATTACTCGGCGTTCTTGAAACTTCAAGCTCATATTTCATAGGCGAAAGCTACAAAAATGCTATTGCCTTTGGTCTGATGGTAATTGTTCTCATAGTTAAGCCTTCCGGACTTATGGGCAGAAAGTATTATGCAGAGGTGAAACATTGA